One part of the Aspergillus fumigatus Af293 chromosome 7, whole genome shotgun sequence genome encodes these proteins:
- a CDS encoding DNA-directed RNA polymerase core subunit RPB10, protein MIIPVRCFSCGKVVGDLWERYLQLLDDGIPDGDAMDQLGCKRYCCRRMIMTHVDLIEKLLRYAYILLIGTILLKEIGQNLKYDVFCLPAVGFIVPTYPQYIQFALPGQLDRTTGLCPLCKTFPTVQSLASPVSAAGHAYF, encoded by the exons ATGATTATCCCTGTTCGGTGCTTTTCTTGTGGCAAG GTTGTCGGTGATCTTTGGGAACGTTATTTACAGCTACTTGATGATGGTATTCCGGATGG CGATGCTATGGATCAGCTTGGTTGCAAGAGGTACTGTTGCCGCAGAATGATCATGACACACGTCGATCTCATTGAAAAGCTTCTTCG CTATGCTTATATTCTCCTAATAGGTACAATCCTGCTGAAAGAGATCGGGCAAAATCTCAAATATGATGTTTTCTGTCTTCCGGCTGTGGGATTTATTGTGCCTACATACCCCCAATATATCCAATTCGCTCTCCCTGGCCAACTTGACAGAACGACCGGGTTATGCCCATTGTGCAAGACCTTTCCCACAGTGCAGAGCCTTGCTAGTCCCGTTTCTGCAGCA GGCCACGCCTACTTCTGA
- a CDS encoding WD repeat protein, protein MSGSSLAPGHTKRSRTSDAEKDRTKRRRFSKGALDVTEDVRLAAKGQAIENNTQRNSHGKIGVSQVQSVGSIATSTRLSPRMKSELPQDLMRRMIKNPQHLYIITSTGCVSKWNWLSGDQIASWDLARETLHAELCPSEVGELRYELLFSLRGRKDGKRQFTVTLFNGGIPRDIVVFETTQRIDNFRVFKQGQAIVAWAGQRLLLGAREFNTPDPSTMQYAWREVVLPVRVTCVDVRESGARNRTTPQGSQDNNLDTMDLVLGESGGSILIYPDFLALFPTGGIGSDDSKGLAPRRLHWHRGPVNAVRWSKDGNYIISGGDESVMVLWQLDTGRKQFLPHLSSPICNLVVSTTGKAYIVKLADNCIMVLSATELQPYVTITGLQLCHQVNKPADAAMPESRVALQPPAAVLHPQFHDRLLVAVPASRQSARNYHSTTSSCMLQTYDIRTNSQISRQALARTNATTLRISPEGTEIVTPNVSHLGICQDGKWMATIDDWIPRPEDIRALDSTSASSGSHTLHRETYLKFWRWDEVSNTWELTTRINSPHSFNSVSVPILDLASRPYSHEFATVGCDAVLRFWCASNRPCLGSATERSENRYQTWKCRGPVRTTASSSWWIRKIAEFITVG, encoded by the exons ATGTCAGGCTCGAGTCTTGCGCCAGGACATACAAAAAGATCCAGAACTAGCGATGCCGAGAAGGATAGAACCAAGCGTCGTCGATTTTCCAAGGGCGCACTTGATGTTACTGAAGACGTACGACTAGCCGCTAAAGGACAGGCGATTGAGAATAACACTCA ACGAAATTCTCACGGCAAAATTGGTGTCTCTCAAGTCCAGTCGGTGGGCAGTATAGCAACCTCGACCCGATTATCACCTCGAATGAAGAGTGAGTTACCACAAGACTTGATGCGAAGAATGATTA AAAACCCGCAACATCTATATATTATCACTTCAACTGGTTGTGTGAGCAAGTGGAATTGGCTTTCTGGAGATCAAATCGCTTCTTGGGATTTGGCCCGAGAGACCCTCCATGCTGAATTATGCCCCTCTGAGGTCGGGGAACTTAGGTATGagcttctcttttctttgcGAGGGCGCAAGGATGGAAAGAGACAATTTACAGTCACCTTATTTaatggtggaataccacgcGACATTGTTGTCTTTGAAACGACCCAACGAATAGACAATTTCAGGGTTTTCAAACAGGGACAAGCGATAGTCGCGTGGGCCGGTCAGCGTCTTCTGCTTGGCGCCAGGGAATTTAACACGCCAGACCCGTCAACTATGCAGTACGCCTGGAGGGAGGTCGTCCTCCCTGTCCGTGTCACTTGCGTTGATGTTCGAGAGAGCGGAGCACGAAATCGAACAACACCCCAGGGCTCACAGGACAATAACCTAGATACCATGGACCTTGTTTTGGGAGAATCTGGTGGCTCAATTTTAATTTATCCTGattttcttgctcttttcccTACAGGTGGTATTGGCTCGGACGATAGCAAGGGCTTGGCTCCTCGACGGCTGCATTGGCATAGAGGTCCCGTCAATGCAGTCCGTTGGTCAAAGGATG GTAACTACATAATCTCAGGCGGAGATGAGTCAGTCATGGTATTGTGGCAGTTAGACACCGGTCGCAAGCAGTTTTTACCTCATCTTTCTTCACCTATTTGCAATCTAGTCGTTTCTACAACTGGGAAAGCTTACATCGTGAAGCTTGCTGACAACTGTATTATGGTGCTGTCAGCGACAGAGCTGCAACCTTATGTTACTATCACTGGACTGCAACTTTGCCATCAAGTTAACAAGCCTGCCGATGCAGCTATGCCAGAGTCGCGTGTCGCACTTCAACCCCCTGCAGCTGTATTGCACCCACAATTCCATGATCGGCTTCTTGTGGCGGTACCAGCTTCGCGTCAATCCGCACGGAATTATCATTCTACAACGAGTTCGTGCATGCTACAGACATACGATATCCGCACCAACTCTCAAATTTCCAGACAAGCTCTTGCGCGGACCAATGCCACGACTTTGAGGATCAGTCCAGAGGGGACCGAAATTGTTACTCCCAACGTCAGTCACCTTGGCATATGTCAGGATGGAAAGTGGATGGCGACGATCGATGACTGGATACCGCGCCCTGAAGATATCAGGGCTCTTGACTCGACTAGTGCTTCGTCAGGCAGCCATACACTTCATCGGGAAACATACCTCAAGTTCTGGAGATGGGATGAAGTGTCCAATACGTGGGAGTTAACTACACGTATTAACAGCCCTCACTCCTTCAACAGCGTTTCGGTGCCTATTCTCGACCTCGCGTCCAGACCATACAGTCATGAGTTTGCAACAGTGGGCTGTGATGCCGTGCTCCGCTTCTGGTGCGCGAGTAACAGGCCATGCCTGGGATCGGCAACGGAACGTTCAGAAAACCGATATCAGACCTGGAAATGTCGAG gtccagTCCGGACTACGGCCTCGTCATCCTGGTGGATACGCAAAATTGCAGAATTCATCACAGTAGGATAG
- a CDS encoding Clr5 domain-containing protein: MVYDWEGKREICYQMYIKDKKALEEIMEYMRNVYQFSPSKRAFQTQFKRWGFPSKQNPAHKNAELVARIKQLWERNTSQRDMLRVLNEEGFEIKERELMRVRAKNRWLLRVPNGMKSQAAIRPSMQLPEDEGLLALQQEVYKSTEPYYDPQNVPADSSVMQPPSPSLSVDVLAKRQERLERLKAESAERWASRKRRRRTREWAGLPADPPGPPRFPSETTIDESKKYLSLDNSSYRQIRDQFQRICEEAGFIKKTVAGPERWQEAKNRLIQESEHLQRVFWEDPNRLDAKSLALDVVCTDVTKRMRTLERRMTIAEAKNALGINPEESRQIRNAFYNTLKAAHFTSKLEAGDEHWKQLKEIWIRDSELLQRILAPGSADPEHATKLKALEVLCRDVMKRLRDDQTKRDPSRKKSITRTNISSPDAPGTNDNSTFSSITNGISTLASQALASAPMTSGDLSDMQIDPSLLQAANDTSFASATHDTGNPFGYVDPILDSTSLQVPIYVRIYPPDQVHEETKTIVDKLATKSVTELRQLVVSRYPGSIVTKIQGIDQDEHGNEVTFNIHDDNELDAYLTHVHRRRAYIVCRLA, translated from the exons ATGGTATACGACTGGGAGGGCAAGAGAGAAATATGCTATCAGATGTACATCAAAGATAAGAaggcgctggaggagattaTGGAATACATGCGAAATGTATATCAATTCTCACCCAG TAAGCGCGCCTTTCAGACTCAGTTTAAACGATGGGGCTTTCCTTCCAAACAGAACCCGGCCCACAAAAATGCAGAGCTTGTCGCTCGCATCAAACAACTCTGGGAGCGGAATACAAGCCAACGGGACATGCTGCGTGTCTTGAATGAAGAAGGCTTTGAAATTAAAGAAAGAGAATTGATGCGAGTACGTGCGAAGAATCGCTGGCTACTCCGTGTTCCCAATGGAATGAAGTCGCAAGCAGCTATCCGACCATCTATGCAGCTACCAGAAGACGAGGGACTACTGGCACTCCAACAGGAAGTTTACAAGTCTACAGAACCTTACTACGACCCTCAGAATGTTCCTGCCGATTCATCGGTCATGCAGCCTCCATCGCCTAGCTTATCGGTTGATGTACTCGCGAAGCGTCAAGAGAGACTTGAACGCTTGAAAGCGGAGAGTGCTGAACGTTGGGCTTCCAGGAAGCGGCGTCGGCGCACCAGGGAATGGGCTGGGCTACCAGCCGACCCGCCTGGGCCACCTCGCTTTCCTTCTGAGACCACAATCGATGAGAGTAAGAAATACCTGAGCCTAGACAATTCTAGTTACCGTCAAATAAGAGATCAGTTTCAAAGGATATGTGAAGAGGCAGGGTTCATCAAGAAAACTGTTGCTGGACCTGAAAGATGGCAGGAAGCAAAAAACAGACTAATACAAGAGTCTGAACATCTTCAGCGGGTATTCTGGGAAGATCCCAATCGGCTGGATGCCAAATCCCTCGCTCTTGATGTCGTTTGTACAGATGTCACTAAACGGATGAGGACATTAGAAAGGCGAATGACAATCGCGGAAGCTAAAAACGCCCTTGGGATCAATCCCGAAGAAAGCCGCCAAATTCGAAACGCATTTTACAATACGCTAAAAGCGGCTCATTTTACCAGCAAGTTGGAGGCTGGTGACGAGCATTGGAAGCAACTGAAGGAAATTTGGATTCGAGACTCTGAGTTGCTGCAACGCATCCTTGCCCCTGGCTCGGCGGATCCAGAGCATGCTACAAAACTGAAAGCTCTCGAAGTGCTCTGCCGCGATGTAATGAAGCGACTTCGTGATGACCAAACCAAACGAGATCCCTCTCGGAAGAAGTCTATTACTCGCACCAATATCTCAAGTCCAGATGCTCCCGGCACAAATGACAATAGCACATTCAGCAGCATTACTAATGGAATCAGCACGCTTGCGTCGCAAGCTCTCGCCAGCGCCCCGATGACGTCAGGCGACTTAAGTGACATGCAAATAGATCCCTCGCTTCTGCAAGCGGCAAATGATACCTCGTTTGCCTCAGCAACTCATGATACGGGGAATCCTTTTGGATACGTTGACCCTATTCTAGATTCAACTTCGCTGCAAGTGCCGATCTATGTGCGAATCTATCCTCCAGACCAGGTTCACGAGGAGACTAAGACTATCGTTGACAAACTAGCAACAAAATCCGTCACCGAGTTACGCCAGCTAGTTGTTTCAAGGTATCCTGGTTCTATCGTTACCAAGATACAGGGAATCGATCAGGATGAGCATGGAAACGAAGTCACTTTCAACATCCATGACGATAATGAACTCGACGCTTATTTAACGCATGTACATAGGCGGAGAGCATACATTGTCTGTCGCCTAGCTTAG